In Zea mays cultivar B73 chromosome 7, Zm-B73-REFERENCE-NAM-5.0, whole genome shotgun sequence, the following proteins share a genomic window:
- the LOC100501285 gene encoding uncharacterized protein LOC100501285, giving the protein MVQDNTSFSKPVGRLCWVDPLLANQHKKVRDGLIGGTELSHTVRLLHCSLLSPNQAEVVESFELESAPPPPVIYDCYVELGSYSIIPSLFCAEQAKEDEVSVDTPTKCSTMGFHDITTPPFRPSSPPCCGCTRDPPARCSRCPCGVSSGSPRRTSDSTRASRWPAHGAGSSPVSTGSRSTRTPPTLRTGHRASAMCVRPTSPVWSSSPSMLQCPCAQLPTRRSPPTSTQLHLRFPVYCSW; this is encoded by the coding sequence ATGGTCCAAGACAACACCTCCTTCTCTAAGCCCGTCGGCCGCTTGTGCTGGGTAGATCCGCTGCTCGCCAATCAGCACAAAAAGGTCCGCGACGGGCTCATCGGCGGGACGGAGCTGTCACACACAGTCCGCCTCCTCCACTGCTCCTTGTTGTCGCCAAACCAGGCGGAGGTGGTGGAATCGTTTGAGCTAGAGTCCGCCCCTCCTCCTCCCGTCATCTACGACTGTTACGTCGAGCTGGGCTCCTACAGCATCATCCCGTCGCTCTTCTGCGCGGAGCAGGCCAAAGAGGATGAGGTATCCGTCGACACGCCCACCAAGTGCTCGACGATGGGTTTCCACGACATAACAACACCACCATTCAGGCCCTCTTCACCACCATGTTGTGGCTGCACGCGCGATCCTCCCGCTCGGTGCAGTCGTTGTCCTTGCGGCGTGTCGTCGGGATCGCCCAGACGAACGTCTGACTCGACGCGAGCATCCCGGTGGCCAGCTCATGGAGCGGGATCGTCCCCAGTGAGCACGGGCTCCCGAAGTACCCGTACACCACCGACCCTTCGTACTGGCCATCGAGCATCAGCTATGTGCGTGCGGCCAACATCGCCTGTCTGGAGCAGCTCGCCATCGATGCTACAGTGTCCGTGTGCACAACTCCCGACGCGTCGCTCCCCTCCTACATCAACACAGCTCCATCTCAGGTTTCCTGTATACTGCAGTTGGTGA